A part of Thermomicrobiales bacterium genomic DNA contains:
- the gpmI gene encoding 2,3-bisphosphoglycerate-independent phosphoglycerate mutase produces the protein MTDTARLKPVILVVLDGWGLAPPGPGNAIAQADTPIFDRLWTSFPHTTLRTSGRDVGLPDGQMGNSEVGHLNLGGGFVVYQSITRIDLAIEDGSFFSNPGLVRAAERARDSQGTLHLVGLVSDGGVHSHIRHLDALLQLAAAHDVDRVAIHAILDGRDTSPTGGVDYLRQVEGMITEHGVGQIASVIGRYFAMDRDRRWDRTRKAYDLMVRGDGSIADDPVAAIEQSYRAGTTDEFIEPISVREPTADPAVIRDGDSVIFFNFRADRARQLTQALVGPPIEGVEFPDRPTNLDFVAMTEFADYLPTQIAFPAIEITSPIARVISEAGLRQLHVAETEKYAHVTYFFNGGREEPFDGEDRAMIPSPKVPTYDLQPEMSAAGVGDAVVTGIEAGTYDFIVVNFANCDMVGHTGVIPAAVVATETVDAQLGRIVDATLAAGGVVLVTADHGNAEEELVPGSSDPMTAHTTNPVPFVVVAPDDVLSRVAALPDSGRLADVAPTVLKLLDIAPSADMTGKPLFSLKSEGME, from the coding sequence ATGACCGACACCGCTCGATTGAAGCCGGTCATCCTCGTGGTTCTCGACGGTTGGGGACTGGCGCCGCCGGGACCCGGCAATGCGATCGCACAGGCCGACACGCCGATCTTCGACCGGTTGTGGACATCATTCCCGCACACGACGCTACGGACTTCCGGTAGGGATGTTGGCTTACCCGATGGCCAGATGGGAAACTCGGAGGTCGGGCATCTGAACCTCGGCGGTGGGTTTGTCGTCTATCAGTCGATCACGCGGATCGATCTGGCGATCGAGGACGGATCGTTTTTCAGTAACCCCGGGCTGGTGCGCGCTGCTGAACGCGCCCGCGATAGCCAAGGCACTCTCCACCTCGTCGGACTCGTGTCCGATGGTGGCGTCCATTCGCACATTCGGCACCTGGACGCGCTACTGCAACTCGCCGCCGCGCACGACGTCGACCGAGTCGCGATACACGCGATCCTCGACGGGCGCGATACGTCGCCAACCGGTGGCGTCGATTATCTGCGTCAGGTCGAAGGAATGATCACCGAGCATGGCGTTGGACAGATTGCGTCGGTTATCGGCCGCTACTTCGCGATGGATCGCGATCGCCGCTGGGATCGAACGCGCAAGGCCTACGATCTGATGGTCCGCGGCGACGGCTCGATCGCAGACGATCCTGTGGCTGCTATCGAGCAGAGCTACCGAGCGGGCACGACGGATGAGTTCATCGAGCCGATCTCGGTGCGTGAGCCGACAGCAGATCCAGCCGTCATACGTGACGGCGATTCAGTGATCTTCTTCAACTTCCGGGCGGATCGCGCGCGACAGTTAACTCAGGCGTTGGTTGGTCCCCCGATCGAGGGCGTCGAATTTCCCGACCGGCCGACCAATCTCGATTTTGTCGCAATGACCGAATTCGCCGATTATCTTCCCACGCAGATCGCGTTCCCGGCCATTGAGATCACCTCTCCAATCGCCCGAGTGATATCAGAGGCCGGCCTTCGCCAGCTTCACGTTGCTGAGACAGAGAAGTATGCCCACGTCACCTACTTCTTCAACGGCGGCCGCGAGGAGCCGTTTGACGGGGAGGATCGGGCCATGATTCCCTCCCCGAAGGTGCCGACCTACGATCTGCAGCCGGAGATGAGCGCGGCAGGAGTTGGCGACGCCGTCGTGACGGGAATTGAGGCTGGGACGTACGACTTCATCGTGGTCAATTTTGCGAACTGCGATATGGTCGGCCACACCGGCGTGATCCCTGCTGCAGTCGTTGCAACTGAGACTGTCGATGCCCAGCTCGGACGAATCGTCGATGCCACGCTCGCAGCGGGCGGGGTCGTTCTGGTGACGGCAGATCATGGCAACGCGGAGGAAGAGCTCGTCCCGGGCAGTAGCGATCCAATGACGGCACACACAACCAACCCGGTGCCATTCGTTGTCGTCGCCCCGGACGACGTGTTGTCGCGAGTGGCGGCACTACCTGACTCCGGCCGGCTCGCGGATGTTGCGCCAACCGTGTTGAAGCTTCTGGACATTGCCCCGTCGGCGGATATGACCGGCAAGCCACTGTTCAGCCTGAAATCAGAGGGGATGGAATGA
- the hutI gene encoding imidazolonepropionase has product MTRPRADLIVRNASELLTCAGERDPGIVREGALAVAGDEILVVGTWDDVAAAVDLDGAVVIDAGGNVVMPGFVDCHTHVVFGGSRVDEYSAKLTGGDLNVLRAAGVPVGIVGTVDATRRLGVDGLVAEALPRVEEMLLAGTTTIESKSGYGLETAAEIDMLRAGREIGRRLPVDIVSTFLGAHAVPVGVDRARYVDMIVSDMIPRVADEQLAEFCDVYCEPGYFDNSDTERILEAGLASGLRPKIHVDQYSHTGAAGLVAKLGCVSADHLNYTTPEEMKTLARAGVVGVLMPSIDFAVDHPRLADGRAMLTAGMRIALATDICPGGWMPSMQLVVALGCRFYRLSPGEAILAATRGAAEAVGRGGRIGTLAPGALADIIVLDVPRHEDIAYRFGRNAVRTVVKSGRVVVEDGRLV; this is encoded by the coding sequence ATGACGCGGCCTCGTGCGGATCTGATTGTCCGGAATGCGTCGGAGCTTCTGACCTGCGCTGGAGAGAGGGACCCTGGCATCGTGCGCGAAGGAGCGCTGGCCGTTGCCGGGGATGAGATTCTGGTCGTTGGCACATGGGACGATGTCGCAGCAGCGGTTGATCTCGATGGCGCCGTCGTCATCGATGCTGGCGGCAACGTCGTCATGCCCGGGTTCGTCGATTGCCATACGCATGTCGTCTTCGGAGGAAGCCGTGTTGACGAGTATTCGGCCAAGCTGACCGGAGGCGATCTCAACGTCCTGCGCGCGGCTGGTGTGCCGGTCGGCATCGTTGGGACCGTCGATGCGACTCGACGACTGGGTGTCGATGGACTCGTCGCGGAGGCGCTCCCGCGTGTCGAAGAAATGCTGCTGGCCGGCACGACAACGATCGAGAGCAAGAGCGGCTACGGTCTTGAGACTGCGGCAGAGATCGACATGCTACGCGCTGGCCGGGAGATCGGGCGTCGGCTACCGGTTGATATTGTCAGCACGTTTCTCGGCGCTCATGCCGTTCCGGTTGGCGTCGATCGCGCGAGATACGTCGACATGATCGTGAGTGACATGATCCCGCGCGTCGCTGATGAGCAGTTGGCCGAGTTCTGCGACGTCTACTGCGAGCCCGGCTATTTCGACAACAGTGACACCGAACGCATCCTCGAGGCCGGGCTGGCATCTGGCCTCCGACCGAAGATCCATGTCGATCAGTATTCGCATACCGGCGCTGCTGGTCTGGTGGCGAAGTTGGGGTGTGTGTCGGCGGATCATCTCAACTACACGACACCGGAGGAGATGAAGACGCTCGCTCGCGCTGGTGTTGTTGGCGTCCTCATGCCCTCGATCGATTTCGCCGTCGATCATCCCCGTCTCGCCGATGGCCGAGCAATGCTGACCGCCGGAATGCGGATTGCGCTCGCGACCGACATCTGCCCTGGCGGCTGGATGCCGAGCATGCAGCTCGTCGTCGCCCTCGGCTGCCGCTTTTACCGATTGTCACCAGGCGAGGCGATCCTGGCCGCGACGCGGGGAGCCGCCGAGGCTGTTGGTCGTGGCGGGAGAATCGGCACGCTCGCGCCGGGCGCTTTGGCCGATATCATCGTGCTGGATGTCCCACGTCACGAGGATATTGCCTATCGCTTTGGGCGCAATGCTGTGCGAACCGTCGTCAAGAGCGGGCGCGTTGTCGTTGAAGATGGCCGGCTGGTCTAG
- the hutF gene encoding formimidoylglutamate deiminase, with translation MSGRSGRYRVEHLHQPDGWLSPAYLSVDERGFIDTVSGTQPADWAESDIERINGFVIPGMLNVHSHVHQRGLAGRVEPPTNTTIEESFWTWRTRMYDFANRPSPEEFEALAAQAFLDMVSAGFTSVGEFHYLHNAPDGRQYDDVAEMSTRVISAAEMVGIGLTMLPTLYTRAGIGRPLAPEQRRFILAPDTWAQLVADLVAASAGNDLLYPGIAPHSLRAVDAAELSGIVSELVSLYPDLPVHLHVAEQTREVEECLAGLGKRPGEWLLNHFDIDNRWTFIHSTHCDADERKGMSAAGVVAGLCPTTEAELGDGIFPLGDYSGIRGVWGIGTDSNNRISVAEQLRLLAFSQRLTNRSLFTLPNRGTGGVQPGRQLYDQALEGGTRALRQPVGAIVPGRRADFVVLDPNDAALISHGPDTVLDGLIFNGTSSAIRDVYVGGLRVVKDGHHLAEDVIFARYRATIARLTS, from the coding sequence GTGAGTGGACGATCGGGTCGATACCGCGTTGAGCATCTGCACCAACCAGACGGTTGGCTTTCTCCAGCCTACCTGTCTGTCGACGAGCGAGGATTCATTGATACTGTCTCGGGGACCCAGCCGGCAGATTGGGCAGAGTCCGACATTGAGCGGATCAATGGCTTCGTCATCCCCGGTATGCTCAATGTCCATTCTCACGTCCATCAGCGTGGCCTCGCCGGCCGCGTCGAGCCGCCGACGAATACGACGATCGAGGAGAGCTTCTGGACCTGGCGCACCAGGATGTACGACTTCGCCAACCGGCCGTCTCCGGAGGAGTTCGAGGCGCTAGCCGCTCAGGCATTTCTGGACATGGTGTCGGCAGGATTCACGAGCGTCGGCGAGTTTCATTACCTTCACAACGCCCCGGATGGCCGGCAATACGATGATGTGGCCGAGATGTCTACCCGCGTAATATCGGCAGCGGAAATGGTCGGGATCGGGCTCACCATGCTGCCGACGCTCTATACCAGAGCCGGAATTGGCCGGCCGCTAGCGCCGGAGCAACGTCGCTTCATCCTCGCTCCGGACACATGGGCGCAACTCGTCGCTGATCTTGTCGCCGCGTCGGCTGGCAATGATCTGCTGTATCCGGGTATCGCGCCGCATTCACTCCGGGCCGTCGATGCCGCCGAGCTTTCCGGGATCGTGTCGGAGTTGGTGTCGCTCTATCCCGACCTGCCGGTTCACCTCCATGTTGCGGAGCAGACACGGGAGGTCGAAGAGTGCCTGGCGGGGCTGGGCAAGCGACCGGGTGAGTGGCTGCTGAACCACTTCGATATCGATAATCGCTGGACGTTTATTCATTCAACGCATTGCGACGCCGATGAGCGCAAGGGCATGAGCGCGGCAGGTGTAGTCGCCGGCCTTTGCCCCACCACCGAGGCAGAGCTCGGGGATGGGATCTTCCCGTTGGGCGATTACAGCGGGATCCGAGGAGTCTGGGGCATCGGAACGGATAGCAACAATCGGATTAGTGTCGCCGAACAGTTGCGCCTGCTCGCGTTCAGTCAGCGCCTCACGAACCGAAGCCTCTTCACTCTGCCGAATCGCGGAACTGGTGGTGTCCAGCCGGGACGACAACTCTACGATCAGGCGCTGGAGGGCGGAACACGAGCGCTGCGCCAACCGGTTGGGGCGATCGTGCCGGGCCGGCGTGCCGACTTCGTCGTGCTCGACCCGAATGACGCGGCGCTGATCAGCCACGGGCCAGACACTGTGCTTGACGGGCTTATCTTCAACGGCACATCATCCGCCATTCGGGATGTCTACGTTGGCGGTCTGCGCGTGGTGAAGGACGGTCACCATCTGGCCGAGGACGTAATTTTCGCGAGATACCGCGCGACGATCGCCCGCCTCACATCGTGA